A stretch of Paenibacillus mucilaginosus 3016 DNA encodes these proteins:
- the frr gene encoding ribosome recycling factor — translation MPQSIKKNAEDRMEKAIGALKKELASLRAGRATPALLDRIQVEYYGAMTPVNQLANINTPDSRTLMIQPWDKGSVAAIEKAIMKSDLGLTPSNDGSSIRIVIPALTEERRADLVKMTKKAGEEAKVAIRNIRRDANDDIKKLEKNGISEDESRGHQEEIQKMTDKHIAEVDKVLAAKEKEIMEV, via the coding sequence ATGCCCCAATCGATCAAGAAGAATGCCGAAGACCGCATGGAAAAGGCGATCGGCGCCCTGAAGAAGGAGCTTGCCTCCCTTCGTGCGGGACGCGCGACGCCAGCCCTGCTCGACCGGATTCAGGTCGAATATTACGGCGCGATGACGCCGGTGAACCAGCTCGCCAACATCAACACCCCGGATTCCCGCACGCTGATGATTCAGCCTTGGGATAAGGGTTCGGTAGCGGCGATCGAGAAGGCAATCATGAAGTCGGACCTGGGGCTGACGCCATCGAATGACGGCAGCTCAATCCGGATCGTTATCCCGGCCCTGACGGAAGAACGCCGTGCGGATCTGGTGAAGATGACCAAGAAGGCCGGCGAGGAAGCCAAGGTGGCGATCCGCAACATCCGCCGCGATGCCAATGACGACATCAAGAAGCTGGAGAAGAACGGCATCTCGGAAGACGAGTCCCGTGGACACCAGGAAGAGATTCAGAAGATGACCGATAAGCACATTGCCGAAGTGGATAAGGTTCTGGCCGCGAAGGAAAAGGAAATTATGGAAGTATAA
- the pyrH gene encoding UMP kinase: MEHPTYKRVVLKLSGEALAGQQGYGIDSEVITSIAQQVKEVVDLKVEVAIVVGGGNIWRGIAGSSKGIDRATADYMGMLATVMNSLALQDALETIGVPTRVQSSITMQQVAEPYIRRRAIRHLEKGRVVIFAAGTGNPFFSTDTTAALRAAEIEAEVILMAKNKVDGVYSADPFKDSTAIKYDTLTYLEVLNKNLGVMDSTASSLCMDNNIPLIVFSITESGNIKRVVQGEKIGTIVRSV; this comes from the coding sequence TTGGAACATCCCACTTATAAAAGAGTCGTATTGAAACTTAGCGGCGAAGCGCTCGCTGGACAGCAGGGGTACGGCATTGATTCGGAAGTCATCACTTCCATCGCGCAGCAGGTGAAAGAAGTAGTGGACCTGAAGGTGGAGGTCGCCATTGTCGTAGGCGGCGGCAACATCTGGCGCGGAATTGCCGGAAGCTCGAAAGGGATTGACCGCGCAACTGCGGATTATATGGGGATGCTGGCTACCGTAATGAACTCGCTGGCTTTACAGGATGCCCTCGAAACGATTGGAGTTCCGACCCGGGTGCAGTCGTCGATCACGATGCAGCAGGTAGCGGAGCCGTACATACGCAGACGGGCGATCCGTCACTTGGAGAAAGGCCGGGTCGTTATTTTTGCCGCAGGCACAGGCAACCCGTTCTTCTCGACCGATACCACGGCCGCACTGCGTGCCGCTGAGATCGAAGCCGAAGTCATCCTCATGGCAAAGAACAAAGTCGACGGCGTCTACAGTGCCGATCCGTTCAAGGACAGCACGGCGATCAAGTACGACACGCTGACCTACCTCGAAGTACTCAACAAGAACCTCGGCGTCATGGATTCAACCGCATCCTCATTGTGCATGGACAACAATATCCCGCTGATCGTATTCTCCATCACCGAAAGCGGCAATATTAAGCGTGTGGTGCAGGGAGAGAAGATCGGTACGATTGTAAGGAGTGTATAA
- the tsf gene encoding translation elongation factor Ts produces the protein MAVNAASVKELREKTGAGMLDCKKALEEAGGDLTKASEILREKGLAAAANKAGRIATEGVVESYIHGGGRVGVLVEVNCETDFVAKTEQFRAFVRDIAMQIAAANPTYVRREEVPQEALDKEREILKAQALNEGKPAHIVDKMVEGRMSKYYEEFCLMEQSFIKDPDKTISALLNEKISTIGENISIRRFARFELGEGLEKKQENFAEEVMSQVKL, from the coding sequence ATGGCGGTAAATGCAGCATCGGTTAAAGAGTTGCGCGAAAAAACAGGAGCAGGCATGCTCGATTGCAAGAAAGCACTGGAAGAGGCAGGCGGCGATCTGACGAAAGCTTCCGAAATTCTCCGTGAGAAAGGTCTTGCTGCGGCAGCAAACAAAGCAGGCCGTATTGCTACCGAGGGTGTTGTTGAATCCTACATCCACGGCGGCGGCCGCGTTGGCGTGCTCGTAGAAGTAAACTGTGAAACGGACTTCGTTGCGAAGACCGAGCAGTTCCGCGCTTTCGTTCGTGACATCGCTATGCAGATCGCAGCGGCTAATCCGACTTATGTCCGCCGCGAAGAAGTGCCGCAGGAAGCTCTCGACAAGGAGCGCGAAATCCTGAAAGCCCAAGCCCTCAACGAAGGCAAGCCGGCTCATATCGTCGACAAGATGGTTGAAGGCCGCATGAGCAAATACTATGAAGAGTTCTGCCTCATGGAGCAGTCCTTCATCAAGGATCCGGACAAGACGATCTCCGCTCTGCTGAACGAGAAGATCTCCACGATCGGCGAGAACATCTCGATCCGCCGCTTCGCCCGTTTCGAACTCGGCGAAGGCCTTGAGAAGAAGCAAGAGAACTTCGCTGAGGAAGTTATGTCCCAAGTGAAGCTGTAA
- the rpsB gene encoding 30S ribosomal protein S2, whose translation MAVISMKQLLEAGVHFGHQTRRWNPKMDRYIFTERNGIYIIDLQKTVKKVEEAYNFVKSVAGENGTILFVGTKKQAQDSVKEEAERCGMFYINQRWLGGTLTNFQTIQKRIDRLHTLEKWEQDGTFEVLPKKEVIILRKEKDRLEKFLGGISHMKGLPSALFVIDPRKERIAVAEARKLGIPIVGIVDTNCDPDEIDYVIPGNDDAIRAVKLLTAKIADAVIEAHQGEQTTA comes from the coding sequence ATGGCAGTTATCTCCATGAAACAGCTTCTTGAAGCTGGGGTACACTTCGGTCACCAGACCCGTCGCTGGAACCCAAAGATGGACAGATACATCTTCACTGAAAGAAACGGCATTTACATTATCGACCTGCAAAAAACGGTTAAAAAGGTTGAGGAAGCTTATAACTTCGTCAAATCCGTAGCCGGCGAGAACGGGACAATCCTGTTCGTAGGTACGAAAAAGCAAGCTCAAGATTCCGTTAAGGAAGAAGCTGAGCGCTGCGGCATGTTCTACATCAACCAGCGTTGGCTCGGCGGCACGCTGACCAACTTCCAAACGATCCAGAAGCGGATCGACCGTCTGCACACGCTCGAGAAGTGGGAGCAGGACGGCACGTTCGAAGTGCTGCCTAAGAAAGAAGTTATCATTCTCCGCAAAGAGAAAGATCGCCTCGAGAAGTTCCTTGGCGGTATCTCCCATATGAAAGGTCTGCCAAGCGCACTGTTCGTAATCGACCCGCGCAAAGAGCGTATCGCCGTTGCGGAAGCTCGCAAGCTTGGTATCCCAATCGTTGGTATCGTAGACACGAACTGCGATCCGGACGAGATTGACTACGTCATTCCGGGTAACGACGACGCGATCCGTGCAGTAAAGCTGCTCACAGCTAAAATTGCCGACGCTGTTATCGAAGCACACCAAGGCGAACAGACGACAGCTTAA
- a CDS encoding DUF342 domain-containing protein, with the protein MNDQTMPLSYYMDITVSDDKLTAYVQFSNADESFSVTNEQFAELLEANHIVYGVDEKQIAEIVKHPQSFFLSKTVIAAGDAPKNGEDGSIRMLFDLDDRSKRPLELEDGTVDYKEVTAIHNVRRGQLIAERLPAVKSTEGRAVTGEPLFGKDGKEARFKIGKNVVTDPDQLAMYAAIDGMVSKTDRDKINVFPVYEVNGDIDYNVGNIDFVGTVVIRGNVLPGFRVKAAGDIRITGSVEAADLEADGSIEINAGILGHNKGLIRAGGRVKSSFVQDAVIEAGEEVLITQSIMHSQVRAGRQVVCMGSKGLIVGGMIQAGERVAARTIGNSMSTPTSFEVGVLPELRNELQQLRSQLKVYMENLDKTDKALSLLDQLAAAGQLSPDKMSMRIKLNHTKKQGVDELNACKRRIMDIEKSLEDSERARVEALSYVYSGTKIVIGRYTKFVKDTAQRVRFMLQDGDIAMIPIV; encoded by the coding sequence ATGAACGACCAGACGATGCCCCTGTCCTATTATATGGACATTACGGTATCCGACGACAAGCTGACGGCTTACGTGCAGTTTTCGAATGCTGACGAGTCGTTCTCAGTAACGAATGAACAGTTTGCGGAGCTTCTTGAAGCGAACCATATCGTCTACGGCGTCGATGAGAAGCAGATCGCCGAGATTGTGAAGCATCCGCAGAGCTTCTTTTTGTCCAAAACGGTGATCGCGGCAGGCGATGCGCCGAAGAACGGCGAGGACGGCAGCATCCGCATGCTGTTCGATCTCGACGACCGTTCGAAGCGCCCGCTGGAGCTCGAGGACGGCACGGTGGATTACAAGGAAGTGACCGCTATCCACAATGTTCGCCGAGGGCAGCTGATTGCCGAACGTCTTCCTGCGGTTAAAAGTACAGAGGGACGCGCCGTCACCGGTGAGCCCCTGTTCGGCAAAGACGGCAAGGAAGCGCGGTTCAAGATCGGCAAGAATGTCGTCACCGATCCGGATCAGCTCGCGATGTATGCGGCCATCGACGGCATGGTTTCGAAGACCGACCGGGACAAGATCAATGTGTTTCCCGTCTACGAAGTTAACGGGGACATTGATTACAACGTCGGGAATATCGACTTTGTGGGAACCGTTGTCATCCGCGGCAACGTACTGCCGGGCTTCCGCGTCAAGGCGGCCGGCGATATCCGGATCACGGGCAGTGTGGAGGCGGCGGACCTCGAAGCGGACGGCTCGATCGAGATCAACGCGGGCATTCTCGGCCACAACAAAGGCCTGATCCGCGCGGGCGGCCGGGTCAAAAGCTCGTTCGTCCAGGATGCCGTGATCGAAGCGGGGGAAGAGGTGCTCATTACCCAGAGCATCATGCATTCCCAGGTCCGCGCGGGCCGGCAGGTGGTCTGCATGGGCTCCAAGGGCCTCATCGTCGGCGGGATGATCCAGGCGGGCGAGCGCGTGGCGGCCCGGACGATCGGCAACTCGATGTCGACGCCCACGAGCTTTGAAGTCGGCGTGCTTCCGGAGCTGCGCAATGAGCTTCAGCAGCTGCGCTCGCAGCTGAAGGTGTACATGGAGAACCTGGACAAGACCGACAAGGCGCTGTCCCTTCTGGACCAGCTGGCCGCCGCCGGACAGCTCAGCCCCGACAAGATGAGCATGCGCATCAAGCTCAACCATACGAAGAAGCAGGGAGTCGACGAGCTGAACGCCTGCAAGCGGCGGATCATGGATATCGAGAAATCCCTCGAAGATTCGGAACGCGCACGGGTAGAGGCTTTGTCCTATGTTTACAGCGGCACCAAGATCGTGATCGGCCGGTATACGAAGTTTGTCAAAGATACGGCGCAGCGGGTAAGGTTTATGCTTCAGGACGGCGATATTGCCATGATCCCGATTGTCTAA
- a CDS encoding chemotaxis protein CheD yields the protein MIQDNLIKVGMADLNVAHLTGVLKTTGLGSCVGLTLFDSTAKVAGMAHVMLPSSDIAREGTLNIAKYADTALPEMIRQMEKLGAQVRRMEAKMAGGAQMFSFGTQSETMRIGPRNVESCKAILNQYRIPLKAEDTGGNFGRTIEFNCETGLLSIRSVQHGVKEL from the coding sequence ATGATCCAGGACAACCTCATTAAAGTGGGGATGGCCGACCTGAATGTGGCGCACCTGACCGGGGTGCTCAAAACAACGGGTCTGGGATCCTGCGTCGGCCTGACACTCTTTGACAGCACGGCGAAGGTGGCCGGCATGGCCCATGTGATGCTGCCCTCCTCCGACATTGCCAGGGAAGGCACGCTCAACATTGCCAAATATGCGGACACGGCCCTGCCGGAGATGATCCGCCAAATGGAAAAGCTCGGTGCCCAGGTACGGCGGATGGAAGCCAAGATGGCCGGCGGGGCACAGATGTTCTCCTTCGGTACGCAGTCCGAGACGATGAGAATCGGACCGCGCAATGTGGAATCCTGCAAGGCCATATTGAACCAGTACCGCATTCCGCTGAAAGCGGAAGACACCGGGGGCAACTTCGGAAGAACCATCGAATTCAACTGTGAAACCGGCCTGCTGAGCATTCGCAGCGTACAACACGGAGTGAAGGAACTGTAG
- a CDS encoding chemotaxis protein CheC, which translates to MDTFRSFADFQMDVLREVGNIGAGHAATALSKLMDKPVDMLVPKVRMVPFEEVADSVGGAEAIVIAIFLRVEGETPGNLFFILTLESAKKLLKSLAGIEVVSDEGYTDMEMSALNEIGNIMAGSYLSSLADFTKLNMQPTVPSLAIDMAGAILGYGLLQFGEMGDQALLIDTKFLDGKEEVEGHFFLIPDPESFPKIFQALGVGAP; encoded by the coding sequence TTGGATACCTTCAGATCGTTCGCCGACTTTCAGATGGATGTGCTCCGGGAAGTCGGTAATATCGGAGCCGGGCACGCGGCCACGGCCTTGTCCAAGCTGATGGACAAGCCGGTCGATATGCTGGTGCCCAAGGTGCGGATGGTTCCTTTCGAAGAAGTGGCCGACAGTGTCGGTGGGGCGGAGGCGATCGTCATCGCCATCTTTCTCCGGGTGGAAGGAGAGACGCCGGGCAACCTGTTCTTCATTCTTACACTGGAATCGGCAAAGAAGCTCCTGAAGAGCCTGGCCGGCATCGAAGTGGTGAGCGACGAAGGATATACCGATATGGAAATGTCGGCGCTGAACGAGATCGGCAACATCATGGCAGGGTCCTATCTGTCCTCGCTGGCCGATTTCACGAAGCTGAACATGCAGCCCACGGTACCGTCGCTGGCCATTGACATGGCGGGGGCGATTCTGGGCTATGGACTCCTCCAGTTCGGGGAAATGGGCGATCAGGCCCTGCTCATCGATACGAAGTTCCTGGACGGAAAAGAAGAAGTGGAAGGCCATTTCTTCCTGATCCCGGATCCCGAATCGTTCCCCAAAATCTTTCAGGCGCTGGGAGTGGGGGCTCCATGA
- a CDS encoding chemotaxis protein CheW, which translates to MSQELKVIVFALADEEYGVEVEKVRTIERMQPLTRVPKTPGFVKGVINLRGVVTPVIDLRGRFGFPETQYTDNSRIIIVGVEDLEVGMIVDSANDVIDVDPELIDDPPEIVGGIKAKYLQGIAKVGEHRLLILLNLKEVLSKNEIVQLDNIEE; encoded by the coding sequence ATGAGTCAGGAATTGAAAGTCATCGTATTCGCACTGGCGGATGAGGAGTACGGAGTAGAAGTCGAAAAGGTGAGAACCATCGAGCGCATGCAGCCGCTGACTCGCGTACCCAAGACTCCCGGATTTGTCAAAGGCGTCATCAATCTGCGCGGTGTGGTTACGCCGGTTATCGATCTTCGCGGCCGGTTCGGCTTTCCCGAGACGCAGTATACGGATAACTCCCGCATCATTATCGTAGGTGTGGAAGACCTGGAAGTCGGCATGATCGTCGACTCGGCGAATGACGTCATCGACGTCGATCCTGAGCTCATCGATGATCCGCCGGAGATTGTGGGCGGCATCAAAGCCAAGTATCTGCAGGGCATCGCCAAGGTCGGCGAGCACCGTCTGCTGATTCTCCTCAATCTCAAGGAAGTGCTGAGCAAGAATGAGATCGTCCAATTGGATAACATAGAGGAGTAG
- a CDS encoding chemotaxis protein CheA, which translates to MEMNQYLSMFIDESRDHLQAMNEHLLSLEASPEDISIVQHIFRSAHTLKGMSATMGFEDLASLTHEMENVLDLVRNNKLKMDSFIFDCIFKSLDSLESMVEDVIQGGTGKADVTDIVVALKSIVSGDYKKGGAAEVPAAAKSPEAAGAQGAKGSELDEFQFSILNQSIETGMPAYRMEVSVRQDCVLKAARAYMVFNVLEENGEVIKSTPSVEDIEQERFENSFTVYYVSQLDKELLHKQVAGVSEIDKVDLVSLDKDKLAEFMKPAEPEAVQALAAAAPVPAAEEAPKAAAPAAETKKPAGGGAPVANRTIRVDIERLDMLMNLFSELLIDRVRLEQLASEIHKNELTETVEHMARVSTDLQNIVLKLRMVPVDTVFNRFPRMIRDVAKTLDKKVDLIITGAETELDRTVVDEIGDPLVHLLRNAVDHGIEPYAERVSLGKPETGTIHLRAYHSGNHVFIEIEDDGRGINREKVLSKAIQNGVVTQEQSARLSDEEVYQLLFAPGFSTADKISDISGRGVGLDVVKTKIESLGGHVHVDAKLGKGSKWSVQLPLTLSIISAMLIRIQGEKYAIPLTSIVETMAIRREQLRSVHGNPMVEYRTSVIPLIPLADLFDVPGGSDLTEDEIQMVVIRKGEKLAALAVNEFIGQQEIVLKSLGKYLTNLFAVSGATILGDGQVALIIDTNALFK; encoded by the coding sequence ATGGAAATGAATCAATATCTCTCGATGTTTATCGATGAGTCAAGGGATCATCTGCAGGCGATGAACGAGCATCTGCTCAGCTTGGAGGCAAGCCCTGAAGATATCAGTATCGTTCAGCATATTTTCCGTTCGGCCCATACGCTGAAAGGGATGTCCGCCACCATGGGCTTTGAGGATTTGGCTTCGCTTACCCATGAGATGGAGAATGTGCTCGACCTTGTCCGCAACAACAAGCTGAAGATGGATTCCTTCATTTTTGACTGCATCTTCAAGAGTCTGGATTCCCTGGAATCGATGGTGGAGGATGTGATCCAGGGCGGGACGGGCAAGGCCGATGTAACCGATATCGTAGTAGCGCTCAAGTCCATCGTGTCCGGCGATTACAAGAAGGGCGGAGCGGCGGAGGTCCCAGCCGCAGCGAAGAGCCCCGAAGCCGCAGGAGCCCAAGGCGCCAAAGGCAGCGAACTGGATGAATTCCAGTTCAGCATTCTCAATCAATCGATCGAAACCGGAATGCCCGCTTACCGGATGGAAGTGTCCGTCCGCCAGGACTGCGTCCTGAAAGCGGCCCGTGCTTATATGGTCTTCAACGTGCTGGAAGAGAACGGTGAAGTGATCAAGTCCACGCCTTCCGTGGAAGACATTGAGCAGGAGCGCTTCGAGAACTCCTTCACGGTGTATTATGTCTCCCAGCTGGACAAAGAACTGCTGCACAAGCAGGTCGCGGGCGTGTCCGAAATCGACAAGGTCGATCTGGTCTCCCTCGATAAGGACAAGCTGGCCGAGTTCATGAAGCCGGCCGAACCGGAAGCGGTCCAGGCGCTGGCAGCTGCGGCACCGGTCCCTGCAGCCGAGGAAGCGCCGAAAGCGGCAGCGCCCGCGGCTGAGACGAAGAAGCCTGCCGGCGGCGGTGCTCCGGTGGCGAACCGGACCATCCGTGTCGATATCGAGCGCCTCGATATGCTCATGAACCTCTTCAGCGAGCTGCTGATCGACCGGGTACGGCTCGAACAGCTGGCCAGCGAGATCCACAAGAACGAGCTCACCGAAACCGTCGAGCATATGGCACGGGTATCCACAGACCTGCAGAACATCGTGCTGAAGCTCCGGATGGTTCCGGTCGACACCGTATTCAACCGGTTCCCGCGGATGATCCGCGATGTGGCGAAGACTCTCGACAAGAAGGTCGATCTCATCATTACCGGAGCGGAAACCGAACTCGACCGTACCGTCGTCGACGAGATCGGCGACCCGCTGGTTCACCTGCTGCGCAACGCGGTAGACCACGGCATTGAGCCGTATGCCGAGCGCGTCTCCCTGGGCAAGCCCGAGACGGGAACGATCCACCTTCGCGCTTATCACAGCGGCAACCATGTCTTCATCGAGATTGAAGATGACGGCCGGGGGATCAACCGCGAGAAGGTGCTGTCCAAGGCGATCCAGAACGGCGTCGTGACGCAGGAGCAGTCCGCACGGCTCTCCGACGAGGAAGTGTACCAGCTTCTGTTCGCTCCGGGGTTCTCTACAGCGGACAAAATTTCGGATATTTCCGGCCGCGGCGTAGGGCTTGACGTCGTCAAGACGAAGATCGAAAGCCTCGGCGGACACGTCCATGTCGATGCCAAGCTCGGCAAAGGCTCCAAGTGGTCCGTCCAGCTGCCGCTGACCCTCTCGATCATCTCCGCGATGCTCATCCGGATTCAAGGCGAGAAGTATGCGATTCCGCTGACTTCCATCGTCGAGACGATGGCCATTCGCAGAGAGCAGCTGCGCAGCGTCCACGGCAACCCGATGGTGGAATACCGCACCAGCGTCATCCCGCTCATTCCGCTCGCCGATCTGTTCGATGTACCTGGCGGCAGCGACCTGACGGAAGACGAGATCCAGATGGTGGTCATCCGCAAGGGTGAGAAGCTGGCGGCGCTCGCGGTCAACGAATTTATCGGGCAGCAGGAGATCGTCCTGAAGTCGCTCGGCAAGTATCTGACGAACCTGTTTGCGGTGTCCGGGGCCACGATTTTGGGTGACGGACAAGTAGCATTAATCATAGACACTAATGCGCTTTTCAAATAA
- a CDS encoding protein-glutamate methylesterase/protein-glutamine glutaminase yields MPPYDILVVDDSVFMRKIITDLISEDPAFRVVGAAKNGREGVEMVKKLKPHAVTLDIEMPEMNGLEALKAIMKDHPVPVIMLSSLTQEGAAETIRALEWGAFDFVGKPSGSISLDLHKVKALLLEKLHTAVKAKVRPVTGISWSSRTASAAQAAPPASRTPAAAAPPVPPMRTETPAAKPPERIRSAGAGVQTFDHLVAIGTSTGGPRALHQVLSDMPDHYPAPVLIVQHMPPNFTKSLAQRLDSISKLTVVEAENGMVLERGTAYVAPGGYHMTVARNGTQSYKIHLSKDEPRGGHRPSVDTMFESLLPLKELKRHIVIMTGMGADGAKGMQALKQAGAITTIAESEETCVVYGMPRAAVELGCVMHVVPQQQIAGMLIQSVGR; encoded by the coding sequence ATGCCGCCGTATGACATATTGGTTGTGGACGATTCGGTATTCATGCGCAAGATCATCACCGACCTGATCTCCGAGGACCCGGCGTTCCGGGTCGTCGGAGCCGCCAAGAACGGCAGGGAAGGCGTGGAGATGGTCAAAAAGCTGAAGCCGCACGCCGTCACACTCGATATAGAGATGCCGGAGATGAACGGGCTGGAAGCGCTCAAGGCCATTATGAAGGACCATCCGGTTCCCGTGATTATGCTGAGCTCCCTGACCCAGGAAGGGGCGGCGGAGACGATCCGGGCCCTGGAATGGGGGGCTTTCGACTTCGTCGGCAAGCCTTCGGGATCCATCTCGCTGGATCTGCACAAAGTGAAGGCGCTGCTGCTCGAGAAGCTGCATACGGCCGTTAAAGCCAAGGTGAGGCCGGTAACCGGCATATCCTGGAGCTCGCGAACGGCCTCTGCGGCCCAGGCCGCGCCGCCTGCATCCAGAACGCCTGCCGCCGCCGCGCCTCCGGTGCCGCCTATGCGGACAGAGACGCCGGCGGCCAAACCGCCGGAGCGGATCCGTTCCGCCGGAGCGGGCGTGCAGACCTTCGATCACCTGGTGGCGATCGGCACGTCCACCGGCGGGCCGCGCGCGCTGCACCAGGTGCTCTCGGATATGCCGGATCACTATCCGGCTCCGGTGCTGATCGTGCAGCATATGCCTCCGAATTTTACCAAGTCGCTGGCCCAGCGCCTCGATTCGATCTCGAAGCTGACGGTGGTGGAAGCGGAGAACGGCATGGTGCTCGAACGGGGGACCGCTTACGTGGCCCCGGGCGGCTACCATATGACCGTAGCCCGCAACGGCACCCAGTCTTACAAGATCCACCTCTCCAAAGACGAGCCCCGCGGCGGCCACCGTCCTTCGGTCGACACGATGTTCGAGTCGCTTCTGCCGCTCAAGGAGCTGAAGCGCCATATCGTGATCATGACCGGTATGGGGGCGGACGGCGCCAAGGGAATGCAGGCGCTGAAGCAGGCCGGCGCAATCACAACGATCGCCGAATCGGAGGAGACCTGTGTGGTCTACGGCATGCCCCGTGCGGCCGTGGAGCTCGGCTGTGTGATGCATGTAGTGCCCCAACAGCAGATTGCGGGCATGCTGATCCAATCCGTGGGACGCTGA